The following are encoded together in the Chlorocebus sabaeus isolate Y175 chromosome 20, mChlSab1.0.hap1, whole genome shotgun sequence genome:
- the NMNAT1 gene encoding nicotinamide/nicotinic acid mononucleotide adenylyltransferase 1 isoform X2, with the protein MENSEKTEVVLLACGSFNPITNMHLRLFELAKDYMNGTGRYTVVKGIISPVGDAYKKKGLIPAYHRVIMAELATKNSKWVEVDTWESLQKEWKETLKVLRHHQEKLEASNCDQPQNSPALERLGRKRKWTEKQDSSQKKSLEPKTKAVPKVKLLCGADLLESFAVPNLWKSEDITQIVANYGLICVTRAGNDAQKFIYESDVLWKHRSNIHVVNEWITNDISSTKIRRALRRGQSIRYLVPDLVQEYIEKHNLYSSESEDRNAGVILAPLQRNTAEAKT; encoded by the exons ATGGAAAATTCCGAGAAGACTGAAGTGGTTCTCCTTGCTTGTGGTTCCTTCAATCCCATCACCAACATGCACCTCAGGTTGTTTGAGCTGGCCAAGGACTACATGAATGGAACAG GAAGATACACAGTTGTCAAAGGCATCATCTCTCCTGTTGGTGATGCCTACAAGAAGAAAGGACTCATTCCTGCGTATCACCGGGTCATCATGGCAGAACTTGCCACCAAGAATTCCAAATGGGTGGAAGTTGATACATGGGAAAGTCTTCAGAAGGAGTGGAAAGAGACTCTTAAGGTGCTAAG aCACCATCAAGAGAAATTGGAGGCTAGTAACTGTGATCAGCCGCAGAACTCACCTGCGCTAGAAAGGCTtggaaggaagaggaagtggaCTGAAAAACAAGATTCTAGTCAAAAGAAATCCCTAGAGCCAAAAACAAAAG CGGTGCCAAAGGTCAAGCTGCTGTGTGGGGCAGATTTATTGGAGTCCTTTGCTGTTCCCAATTTGTGGAAGAGTGAAGACATCACCCAAATCGTGGCCAACTATGGGCTCATATGTGTTACTCGGGCTGGAAATGATGCTCAGAAATTTATCTATGAATCGGATGTGCTGTGGAAACACCGGAGCAACATTCACGTGGTGAATGAATGGATCACTAATGACATCTCATCCACAAAAATCCGGAGAGCCCTCAGAAGGGGCCAGAGCATTCGCTACTTGGTACCAGATCTTGTCCAAGAATACATTGAAAAGCATAATTTGTACAGCTCTGAGAGTGAAGACAGGAACGCTGGGGTCATCCTGGCCCCTTTGCAGAGAAACACTGCAGAAGCGAAGACATAG